In Thermoplasmata archaeon, the following are encoded in one genomic region:
- the tsaA gene encoding tRNA (N6-threonylcarbamoyladenosine(37)-N6)-methyltransferase TrmO: MSLTLQPVGVVHGGLPPPGSDKPRPTDFSELEGRIEVFPEYAPALDGIDGFSHLFILSHLDRQKAGGKGLLRVSPRLHRGSDVPVEKAPEVGVFATDSPARPNPIGLTLVRLVARQGNVLIVQGVDVYDGTPVLDLKPYRADYKAERHVVPRWATEGDPERNPL; encoded by the coding sequence ATGTCCCTCACGCTGCAGCCCGTCGGCGTCGTTCACGGCGGGCTGCCCCCTCCGGGTTCCGACAAGCCGCGACCGACCGATTTCAGCGAACTCGAGGGCCGCATCGAAGTCTTCCCTGAGTACGCTCCAGCCCTTGATGGGATCGACGGGTTCTCCCACCTGTTCATCCTCTCCCATCTCGACCGGCAGAAGGCGGGCGGGAAGGGGCTGCTCCGGGTGAGTCCGAGGCTGCATCGAGGCTCGGACGTCCCCGTGGAGAAGGCGCCCGAGGTCGGGGTGTTCGCCACGGATTCCCCCGCCCGTCCCAATCCGATCGGCCTGACCCTGGTCAGGCTCGTGGCGCGGCAAGGGAACGTCCTCATCGTCCAGGGGGTCGACGTGTACGACGGCACTCCGGTCCTGGACCTGAAGCCGTACCGGGCGGACTACAAGGCGGAGCGGCATGTCGTCCCCCGGTGGGCCACGGAGGGCGACCCGGAACGGAACCCCCTCTGA